One Formosa agariphila KMM 3901 genomic window, CTGGCTCTCCTTCAAACATTCCATTTCTAATAAATCGTTTCACCAATCTATCTTCTAAAGAATGATAACTTATTAAACTCAGTCTTCCGTTAGGCGCTAAAACCTCTGGCGTCTGCATTAAAAATTCTTTCAACACCGCAATCTCTTGATTAACCTCAATACGTATTGCCTGATAAATTTGTGCTAAAATTTTATTCTCGTGTTTAGGAGATAAAAACTTCTTCAACACTAACTTTAACTGATTGCTCGTTTTTATAACTTCATTTTCTCGAGACTCAACAATCATCTTTGCCATAGCTGGAGCAGAACGCAATTCACCGTATTGAAACAACACATCTTTCAGCTGCTCTTCGTCATATTCATTTATCACATGGTAAGCCGACAGTTGACTTGTCTGATTCATACGCATATCTAGCTCTGCTTCGAAACGCGTTGAAAATCCACGCTCAGCAACATCGAATTGATGCGACGACACGCCAAAATCTGCCAATATGCCATCCACTTGTTTCACACCATAAAAACGCAAAAAACGTTTTACATATCTGAAGTTTTCATGAATTAACTGAAAGCGCTCATCATCTAGTGCATTCTCTAAAGCATCTGGATCTTGATCGAAAGCAAATAATTTACCATTCGGACCAAGACGCTTTAAAATCTCTTTACTATGTCCACCACCACCAAAAGTGACATCCACATAAATACCGTCCTCTTTTATATTAAGACCGTCTACCGTTTCTTTTAACAATACAGGGTTATGATATTCCATAATCTTCATCATCTTGACCCATAACTTCCTCAGCTAAATCTGCAAAATCATCAGCCGAGCCACTTATGCTCTGTTCGTATTTATCTTTATCCCAGATTTCAACAATATTTACAGCTGAAGCCACAACTATTTCTTTTGAAATCCCACCAAAAACCGCTAAATCTTTCGGAATTAATAATCGCCCCGTACCATCGACCTCAATTATTTTTACACCTGCAGTAAATTTCCTGATGAAATCGTTGTTCTTTTTCTTAAACCTATTTAGCTTATTTATCTTCTGCATTAAGACATTCCACTCTTGCATTGGATACAATTCTAAACACGGATTAAAAACAGAACGTTTTACCACAAACCCATCTTGCAATACGGCACTCAACTGCTTTTTCAGCGAAACAGGCAACATTAATCTGCCTTTCGCATCCACTTTGCATTCGTATGTACCTATTAATGAGTTCAAAACAATTTTTGGGGATTACATTCTATATTTGTCAAATATATTGAAAAATATACCACTTTTTACCACAATATACCACTTTGTTAATAAATTTTTGAACACAACTAACGCACAAAGAATATTAGACACATCTAAAACCTCTTATATATTGAGTTAAAATTAATTAGGAAGAAAATTTGACATTCATTTTACTTGTTAATATCTGTTCTATTAAAAACTATTTAAAGTGATACCCTAGATTATACTTTATTATACGAATGAAATACCTATATTTGTTTGTTGACGATAATGACTAATTAATGACGCATCGCTTAAAAAAAGAAAAGAATTTCAGCTATTTGGAAGTTGGAGAAGGGCAACCTATAATCATACTTCATGGCTTAATGGGAGGTTTAAGCAACTTCGACGCTGTATCTAATTACTTCAGTGTTAAAGGGTATAAAATAATTATACCTGAGCTACCAATTTATAGCATGAGTTTACTTAAAACGAATGTTAAAAGCTTTGCAAATTACCTTTATGATTTTATTGAATTTAAGGAGCTTAACGATGTCATTTTACTAGGAAACTCTCTTGGTGGACATATTGGATTATTCCATACAAAACTTTATCCTAAAAAAGTAAAAGCACTAATTATAACAGGAAGTTCTGGTTTATATGAAAGTGCTATGGGTGGTGGTTACACCAAAAGAAGTGACTATGAAGTTATTCGTAAAAAAGCACAAGATGTATTTTACGACCCTGAAGTTGCAACTAAAGAAATTGTAGATGAAGTTTACGAAACGGTAAACGACAGAAACAAATTAATAAAAACTTTAGCCATTGCTAAGAGTGCTATTAGACATAATATGAGTAAAGATTTACCTAAAATGAATGTACCAACGTGCATTATTTGGGGTAAAAACGATATTGTAACGCCTCCAGAAGTAGCTACAGAATTCCATGAACTTTTACCAGATTCGGATTTATTTTGGATTGATAAATGTGGACATGCAGCCATGATGGAACATCCAGATGAATTTAATAAAATACTAGATTCTTGGTTAACTGCTAGGAACTTTTAACAGTAAAAAATTATGCAAATTAAATCGGCTGAGTTTGTAGTGAGCAATTCGGATGTATCCAAATGCCCGAAAGACAGAATACCAGAATACGCCTTTATTGGTCGTAGTAATGTTGGTAAATCGTCGCTTATTAACATGCTTACCAACCGTAAAAGTCTTGCCAAAACT contains:
- the rsmH gene encoding 16S rRNA (cytosine(1402)-N(4))-methyltransferase RsmH → MEYHNPVLLKETVDGLNIKEDGIYVDVTFGGGGHSKEILKRLGPNGKLFAFDQDPDALENALDDERFQLIHENFRYVKRFLRFYGVKQVDGILADFGVSSHQFDVAERGFSTRFEAELDMRMNQTSQLSAYHVINEYDEEQLKDVLFQYGELRSAPAMAKMIVESRENEVIKTSNQLKLVLKKFLSPKHENKILAQIYQAIRIEVNQEIAVLKEFLMQTPEVLAPNGRLSLISYHSLEDRLVKRFIRNGMFEGEPERDVFGNFEVPLKKVGGLIVPSKAEVKENNRARSAKLRIAEKV
- the mraZ gene encoding division/cell wall cluster transcriptional repressor MraZ, encoding MNSLIGTYECKVDAKGRLMLPVSLKKQLSAVLQDGFVVKRSVFNPCLELYPMQEWNVLMQKINKLNRFKKKNNDFIRKFTAGVKIIEVDGTGRLLIPKDLAVFGGISKEIVVASAVNIVEIWDKDKYEQSISGSADDFADLAEEVMGQDDEDYGIS
- a CDS encoding alpha/beta fold hydrolase, whose translation is MTHRLKKEKNFSYLEVGEGQPIIILHGLMGGLSNFDAVSNYFSVKGYKIIIPELPIYSMSLLKTNVKSFANYLYDFIEFKELNDVILLGNSLGGHIGLFHTKLYPKKVKALIITGSSGLYESAMGGGYTKRSDYEVIRKKAQDVFYDPEVATKEIVDEVYETVNDRNKLIKTLAIAKSAIRHNMSKDLPKMNVPTCIIWGKNDIVTPPEVATEFHELLPDSDLFWIDKCGHAAMMEHPDEFNKILDSWLTARNF